The genomic segment TTTCAGTGATGGTACTAAGATAGCCGTGAAAAGAGGAAATCCCAGGTCCCAGCAAGGCCTAGCTGAGTTCCAAACGGAGATCGAGATGCTTTCTCAATTCCGCCACCGCCATTTGGTGTCCTTGATTGGTTACTGTGACGAAAAGAATGAAATGATTCTTGTTTATGAGTATATGGAAAACGGGACTCTCAAAAGCCATCTCTATGGTTCAAATCTTCCGAGCTTGAGTTGGAAGGAGAGACTCGAGATATGCATTGGATCAGCAAGAGGGCTGCACTATCTTCACACAGGATATGCGAAAGCTGTTATTCATCGTGATGTGAAGTCTGCAAACATATTACTCGACGAGAACTTCATGGCCAAGGTGGCTGACTTTGGACTTTCTAAGACAGGGCCTGAGATTGATCAAACTCATGTCAGTACCGCTGTTAAAGGTAGTTTTGGTTACCTAGATCCTGAGTATTTCAGAAGGCAACAACTGACTGAAAAATCGGATGTTTACTCTTTCGGTGTTGTTTTATTCGAAGTTCTTTGCGCTAGGCCTGTGATAGATCCATCTCTTCCTAGAGAAATGGTTAACTTGGCAGAATGGGCTATGAAGTGGCAAAAAAAGGGACAGTTGGATCAAATAATAGATGCTAATCTTGTCGGAAAAATAAAGCCCGACTCCCTCAGAAAGTTTGGGGAAACGGCAGAGAAATGCTTGGCTGATTATGGAGTTGATAGGCCCTCCATGGGAGACATATTGTGGAACCTTGAGTACGCTCTCCAACTTCAAGAAACAATCATACCAGACGATCCGGAGGAAAATAGTACCAATGCAATTGGCCAGTTGTCTCCACAGGTCGGTGAATTTAGTCGAGTCGAATCTACAGCTAACATCACCCAGTTTCAACATTCAAATGTGGATGATCTTTCTGGTGTTTCGATGAGCAGAGTTTTCTCTCAACTGGTGAATTCCGAGGGTAGATAAAAGCTTGTAGATCATATACTTAATACACTTGACACCTTTTCCTTTATGTTTCTTCTATGTTCTATCAAACCTTTTAAAGTTTGAAATCTTGAATTTGCTTTGTTTTTTTGTATCTTCTTGGAATTCAACAATCTTCACACTTGGTGTTTTCAGTTTGTGTATTTGgtgcatttacatatatatcgGGAGAGAGTATTCGATTGTTTATCGGTATGACGTTTGAAATTGAAAGGCTGCTGTTCTTTGGTTTATAGAAATTCGATTTTGGTGCTATGATCAAGTTCTAGTGTGTAATAAGTTGACATCAAAATTTTTTGGCTCATCTCGCGTTGAAGTTAAGCTCGAGTTCGAATCTCGTCTATAAACTTCATTTTCCAGGTAATTATGGTCACGCATATATAATAATTTCGTACAAAATTATTTTGAACTGATTATATATACCTATTTAGAAGCAATGGTTTTCAAATTTTCACATTTTGTATATCAAATTCAATAATATGTAATTTTTGTTGCAGTCTTGAGGTTGGTTGATTGGCAAATTAGGATAGAAAGCAATGGTTTtcaaattttcctattttgtggTTAAGAATGAACAAGATTTTCAAGACCTACCGAAGCCTCTTTTTTTACTACAAAAATCaacacttttttttaaaaaaaatccgaCAACTAAAATAGTTACTTTTTACACATTAGAATCGCATGAATGCGTGTTAGTTGTTACACTACACAGTCATCAAGCACTTTGAAACCAAGATGAATCGGAGGGCACCACCACCATCTACCCATTTCGATTTTCTtggaaatattatatatatatatatatatatatattattggcATGAATCACGAGTGCATATATTTTGAATGTGGTCTCATGTGGAAGGTCACGCGAAGTAATATAGACATGTCAACTTTATCTAAATTTTATGAATTTAGTCGAATAAAatattcgtctcataaaattaatCTTCTAGATGATCTCGTAGTAATTTTTGTATAACAAAGAACATCAATATTTGGAAAGATAATAAAGAAAGTCCCTcggaaaacaataaaaaaaggtCGATTACTTTTTACATGATTAAACGGGCGATAAACCCAACCAAATCTTGCGTTGGAAGTTTCATAATTACCTGCGTGTTTAActtaatgattatatttttgtgGTTGGCCcttctctctttttttcctTGCTTTTATCTTTTCTACTCTTTTCTCCTAgcaattatatatatagttcTTGAATTAATCCCCTAATAGTGCATGGGTCAAATTAAACTCCAGCCAACAAtttttttcttggtttttcattttcaagaaaataacaATGAAATCAAGTAATTACGACTAGATCAAAACCTATTTGGATGCCGACGAGTAGGCCTTTTAGACACACGAGTCTTAAATATGTGCGTCTAATCCTTGGTCTTGTTCAGACACTCTAATAAATAAGTCTTATCATTTTTCATGGTCATGGCATTGTCCCCAACAGAGATCAGTTATACCTCAAATAATCCCTAAAAAAGTATGTAAATATGCTTATTAGGATAATCGAACCTATAAATTGACTCACACCAGTTGTACTATCGAACACTTGTcattttaccaaaagctataactaATAGTAACAATATGATTCTAACGTTTTTAAATCGTATATCTTTTCAAACACCAACAATCATTTAGTCAGAATTTGTGAATTTAAgcacaattttattattttgatttttaaaaaccaaTTTAATCACAACCTTTCACATATATTCTCAGTAAATCGAAAGATTTATTGTATTTTATTCCTAGCAAATGGTCGACGAACAACCCTTTGTTTCTGTTTCGAACACGTGGTCAACTGTCATCATACGATGGCTTAGACATGAAATaaagtagtttttttttttttttttttttttttgattacGCAAAATTTAGACGTGAATGTTTATGTTGGTACTTTTGATGAGAAACCGTGGTTTGAAATTCGATaacttttctttaatttattaaaaaaaatgaaaacttATCGTTTTGGCTACATTCGTCAATTTGGCAACGATTTGTGGATTGTCACTTTTGGTGTTTAGAGCAATGTTCGAAAAAATGGTGGGGAATTTCGTGATAGAAGTGAGATCTCCGTTGGACGACCACCCCTTTTTTGTTATGTGTGTGAGGACAATTCATGAATTCATACACGGCATGCAAATAGGATCACTTTCTTTCAAGTCTGTCTTAAATTCCACTACCGCCTTTATCTTTAATTTCACATCCGAATTAATGtttctagattttaatatttacTACTTTTGAATAATTACTATGATTCAAGAATTAAATTGTAAGTGATATCTAAGGGTTTGCGTTGAAATAAcccaaatttgaaattttttaaaaatatatcaaatctaatatataaattgatCATACCTGATTTAATAAAGAATTTCATGATTTTGAAACTTCCCATTCCTTTATATGACAAAATCGAtgcacttaattaaataatgggGGAGAAGCTCcaactaaataaaattttgggagAGAAATGTTTTCGTCACAATTAAAAGATTATGTCTATTGTGCAACAGTCTCACAGATTTATATGTATGAGACGAGATGAGACGAGACCGATCCATACATGCAGTGaattttttttactcaaatcagtatgtgttgtataatattttttcataaaataaataataaaatgaaaatattgaagtaaaaataatattttagacataaaaaataatacttttcaaatgtcgGATCGAATGAGAGACTTGTTTTATAAAATTGATTCATGAGGCAATGTTGCAAGAGTTTTTATGTATTCGAAATTATTGATGATGAAGAGTTTAAGTAATTATTAGTTACAAAatgtatttataatttataaataactTTTACATTATAAAGAAAATAATAGTATAGCAAGaaatatttgttaaataaaCATAAAGTATTTTGATCAAATCCTTAAAAGTATATCTACTTTTTTGTACCAAACATATATAACTTTTAACGttaaaaacatataaatttttgaGCTCgtcgaaaataataataataataaaaatttcattttacATATAGGCGATTGCATAGATTTTTGGTCATTAATTAACCAATAAGAgatcttaaaattttgaaatgttgGATTAAGtattaatgaataattttgAAATGCTGGATTAAGTGTACATGAGGTGATAGTAATACTGAAATTTGTAACATCTTGGAAAGTTATTGCGCGTCAAGTTACTGACGTCGTACCGTTTGATCTGGTTGGCTAGATGAATCGTAAAAGAGTTACGTCAGATCTTAACTGATAATACTGTCTCTATTGATGACATGACTGGcgctaaaaaaaataataaaaccgATCTCTAAATGAGACATCACCAGCATATAATTACACATCTCCCCGAACTCATGGGTCTTGCACGTTAACATTCAAGTAGGTGCATTTTGTGCTACCACGAATATAAAGAAATAAAGTTGCACATAAACTAATAGGTATAATTTTTGGCTTAGTTTTAAGTGTTTGATCTAACGTAATTGTATTACTATTATcaactataattttttataatatgagTAATAATATGTGACTAGGGACGAACCTATGCTTGACCCGTCCTAGCCTGTAGCCCAACCCAACTCTTTTTACAAGGAGTTATAGAGATTTGAGtcaattctaattttttttggtaaatatatatagagatttaagcacagtctaattttttttaaagatatcACGGTGCAAATAACTCATAAAAGCTAATATCTAGAATACCTATTTAACTTTCACATTGAATAAATGTAGATTTTCGATATTTCAAAGGGATTTCGGTGCAAATAACTCATAAaagtgataaatttattttatcaattcttttatttaataaaatttaattttgaaagtacatttaaaatatattaaaaatagttttaaaatgtaaattttgaatctaAGTGAAACTTGTCTTATATTACATATGttacatattaatttaaataatatataaattttgaaaaatgatattgattaaacttattttttgaaaattaactcTCATATTTCGAAATTCGAATACGCTAGGAAcaataggtttttttttttaaaaaaaaataccgaTGTCATTTTGCTAACTATTTTCATATTaatatctcatatttgatatatatatatatatatatatgatccaTAAATTAAAGTTAAGGTGGACTTGAACTTaatataataagttaatttttatatatatatatatatataaattaacttattatattAAGTTCAAGTCCACCTTAACTTTAATTTATGGATCCGTCTATGTACTTGACCAAAACATGTAGAATATTTCCACTAATATATAATCCATATTATGTGAGTGAACATTGGATTCAGCCGCCTAGCATGTAGGAAAAATAAAGCTCAAGTCTATTATCTTGGTTATTTTATTAATCAATTCGACAAATATTTTATCTATTAACCACCAATTAGTTATTATATacataatatatacatataatatatttatatatatatataactaattaATTGTATGGTTGGTACAATTAATCTAATTTATAAATTTGGGTTGTTTACTGaacaattaattattaattgtaAAATTCATCCAAATTACACCTCAATAAACAACCCAAATTTATAAATTAGATTAATTGCACCAACCATCAAACATATTATGTATCAAGTGCACTTGTCTACCAGTTGCAAACCACTGTGTCAATGCACTAAAAATACCAATATTTTATGGTAATTAATAGTAGTGCTCATCACTTTTtcaaatggtaaaaaaaataattttttcgaaAATCCATAAAGATAACTCATGCATTTGAAACATAATATATCCTTTCATTCATAACACAAGTATATATAAAGTTACATTATTTTTACAAGTGGATCTACGAGCAAGTTTCTTGATATAAAAAGTCTAGATGAATCGACTCCTCTTAATTAACAAAACTCCATGTATCAATTAATCTATCGATccatcaaattcaagaaaaaacatatatatcataAGACATATCATTCAATGAATTGTCTCAAAACTTTAAATGGAAAAGAGAGAAAGAAAAAGCACACGGTCAATTGGCAACATCAATCTCGGTGGTGCAAGACAGCAGCCGCCTGAAAATTGATCTCAAGGCGGAGCAAGACACCATCTTCGCCCTCTTCATCCCGGCGCTCCtcatcctcctcctcctccttcCACCGCTGCCGCGGGACTTGGTCGACTCCTTCTCCTTATTATTACCTTTGCCAAGGCACTTGATCGTCTTTTCGTCATCTTCTTCTCTAGAGAAATTGTAGCTCCTCAAATACAACTGCCTACATGAAAGACTATCCACCACCCTCGGGTGACCGTACATAGAATTATTGGATCCCTGGCGGACGTTGGAGCTCATCGACCTCACAAACTCGGCATCGGATTCCGGCCACTTGTAGAGGTTGACATAGGTGGCTCTCATCGGAACACGGGCGTCGCTTACACAGCTTGATATACATGTAGAGGCCATCGTTTTCAGCTTGGTGGAGAATTTTAATATTCAAACCGATCAGATATGTTATTAAATATATGTATACCGAAAGTTATTTTACATAGATCATATTGGGATTCGAGAGTAGGAATCGAGTAAGGTTTTGGGAGAAGGCTAATGGCTTGCCATCATGTGTAAGTGGGATATATAGATGACCAATTTttacatttaattttatttaatacattataaaaagaaaatatgataAAGAAATATCCCTTTTGCCtgcaaatgattttttaattttaaagataaataacttgtatatatagtagaagggcaaaaatttgtgtaaggCGGTCTCACGGaccatattttgtgagacagatatcttatttggatcatctatgaaaaaacaTTACATTTTATgcgaaaaatattactttttattgtgaatatcggtagagttgatccgtctcacagataaagattcgtgagatcatctcacaagtgGTCCGATGATGTCGTAACATTAATTAGTTTTTTTTACGAAAATGTCATATTCATTTAgataaataatgtttttcatataATTTACGCATAACTACAATATCTAATAcactttaaaattacaaaatacatatattatctcTACAAATAAATCTTTATCTAGATAATAATTTAAAACTATAACAAAATTTTATGAATCAACTTGATCTATCAGTAATCATGATAATAATTTATACATATAATAGTCATTATTTTATACATACATCGTATGTGTATGGTTCGCTGGTTTATACTATGCATGCATTAATATAAGttacacgcacacacactcaTTCACTAGTATATAAGGTCGGATATTTCAAGGGAAGAGAAGACAGAAGTCACGCTCTGCTGTGATGTCCTAGCGTGCAAGCTActttttgtaataaaaaaatatataaatatagattatttgtgatttaaaaaaatgaccATTTTCGATCATCTAATTGAACTTGATCGATTGATCATATGGAAATTGAGATTACGATCACAAGGTGTGCTTTGATTTACTTAGAATAATTGAAACCCATTTTTTCGATTAAAACCCATAGGTTATTACTTAagagaaaatttaaaattaaaatttatattgcCCACAAAATTCTACTCTATGAAAactacaaaattttaaaaaatttgtatcTTCTATGAACTGCAATGGACCAAATTTATTCATGGACCTTAGTTCGAGAATATACGCAAAAGTTGATTTAACTATTCAATTTTAAGAGGTGAACTAAACACGGCCCAAGTTACTCCGAGTTCTGAGATCCTCCAGTACTAACGCTAAAATTAGGGTCAATCTGTTTATTATCTAAAACTTATACAAAAATTCACGTGACCATCTCACGGATCAAATTTTTGATATAGATATCCGATTCGACTCGTGAAAAGTATTACTTattatgttcaaaatattaattttcattataAAAATTTCAATGTATAGTTAtgttatgaaaaaaaatattgtataatatgattatttgaataaaaaacaCTATTTTTTATATccgaaatattatttttactgagaactatatttttttagttattttatgAAGAAATATCGTGTAATATATATGCAGgtttgaataaatatttttaaaaaaaaaatcaagagaCATTCAATTTCCTTTTCAAAAATCTACGTTGGCATGTGTGATCGGCTCATAAATCTCGCCACCACCATGGGATGACCGTCTATGCGTACTGAGCCATCATGGTGTACGTCGCCGATGATTGACTCCAAAAACTCTCTTTCGGAGTCTGGTCTCTTGGAAAAGGTCTCTGATCGGGACACGATCCTTGAATATATCGCGAGTTAAGTCCATGCTTGATTTTCCTTGCCGGAAAATGGAATCCGGTTCTGTCTGTTTTAATTTCTGGAAGCAGTAATATTGCATGAGTTCTTTTACGTGAAAGGGTAGGGTATACATAGGTTTTGGTTATAACTGCCCTAATTTCCTTGTGTAATATGATTGAAGTTCTATTAAGAATCCTTGtcctattttatttatttatttcgatTTGGATTGGATAGACTCCGATCCCAAcgagaaaataaaaagattaactCGCAAAATACTTCATGATAACCTTGTTAcgatattataattttttaatacatTTTCGTTTGTTATTATTACAATTTATGTCTAATTAATATATCGTAGAAACATTTGAATAATGGCTCTTATCCATGCATTGTTCAAATGCTTAATCTTCCGCAATTGAATTCATGGTGAATTATTTGCTTATTTATGTAATAAATTGTCGCACTCCATGTTTTGGgatgtatatttatttaatttcaaataagtCGATTACCGTGTGTGCAAGACACATAACGCATACAAGACATATTGTCACATACCAGATGTGTGCAGGAAAGTTTTGCCAATTTGATGCTGCATGTTAaataaggcaaaaatttgtgtgagatggtctcaaaggtcgtattttgtgagacatatattttattttggtcatccatgaaaaaatattactttttatgctaagagtattactttttattgtgaatatcggtagggttgactcgtgccacagataaagattcgtgagaccgtctcacaagagaactactcgttaaataattaaaatatgaataaataataattacaaCTAAACATGATTAGAGGAAAAGAAAGAGGTTATTCATCGCGAAGTAAACGAGGACGTAAGATTGTTATAAAGTAATCGATAATggtcatttattttattttatcaaaataaatttcatataaatattgtaaaagttaaatatttttaatttatatggtCACTTGTGTCACTTTAGTCGGAACTAGCAAAACTGCAAAAGTGAAATTTCGTTAGAATTTCTTGCAATTGATTTACACAGGAAAACGACCCATGGTTTTTTGGAATCTGTAAagtctaaataaaattatatcgGTGCCATCAAAAGTCAATGGATGTGATATAGTCGTCTGTTTGGTTTGGCTTCGTAGGGCATCCGCATCCGTCGGAATTAATCCATGTTAATAACTCTCAATCTCATCAAAAATGATGGGGTCCACGAGCCacatattcattacattaacacTTCTCCATTATTAACACACACCCACATTCATTTAATTTCAACCTTCATTATTTATGGGATCCCACTGTCcacttactcattttttttttatttttaatatttcaatatctttctaaaatttttaaaattttacaacaaatattactaaaaataaatagtattattattttaaaaataacttaattccaatattcattaaaatattattaagaaatgaaaaaaaagttggactcttttatttaaaatattattcaacacaatctctttaaaaaaaacacaaaatacaaaGAAAACGAATTACGATAATTGAAAAGAGAATTACATCAATCGAAAATTACATATTCCATTTCTCTCTAATTTGCTCACACAGATGTTCATGAACTATAAGCTGCTCCGGCGTCATTTGTGAAGTGTCTTTCGAAAGGATTTCGTATTCCTTAAGCAAATATTTGCTCTTTTTAGCTTCAGATTTGTTCAAAGCCGCTTTTGCTTTCATCTCCTCTATTGCAAGTTCTTTTTGTTTCCATTCAGATTCGTTCTTCTTTATGTCTGTATACTGAGTAAAACTTTCGAACAAACTGTCGTATCTGGTTGTCAAATCCTCCATCGATGATTTTGCTTTGTTTTTACCTTTTCTTTTTGCGGCTTTTTGACCAATTGGACGAATCTCTTCTTCATTTATATCTAAATCAATACTCGCATATTTGTTCGATGAGGTGTTGCTAGCCCCCGACTCTGAGATTCTCGCTT from the Primulina tabacum isolate GXHZ01 chromosome 8, ASM2559414v2, whole genome shotgun sequence genome contains:
- the LOC142554350 gene encoding uncharacterized protein LOC142554350, whose translation is MASTCISSCVSDARVPMRATYVNLYKWPESDAEFVRSMSSNVRQGSNNSMYGHPRVVDSLSCRQLYLRSYNFSREEDDEKTIKCLGKGNNKEKESTKSRGSGGRRRRRMRSAGMKRAKMVSCSALRSIFRRLLSCTTEIDVAN